In a single window of the Rhodamnia argentea isolate NSW1041297 chromosome 2, ASM2092103v1, whole genome shotgun sequence genome:
- the LOC115751592 gene encoding mediator of RNA polymerase II transcription subunit 18, translating to MECVVQGIIETQHVEALEILLQGLCGVQKERLRIHELCLKSGPNLGAVPSELRILCDLEQPEPSWTVRHVGGSMRGAGAEQISVLVRPMVESKASKNVLRFFYVLGYKLDHELLRVGFAFHFQRGVQITVTVSSVNKMLKLHATDEALPVTPGMQLVEVTAPATSENYTEVVAAVTSFCEHLAPLLHLSKPGISTGVVPTAAAAAASLMSDGGGTTL from the exons ATGGAGTGCGTGGTCCAAGGAATTATAGAGACACAG CATGTTGAGGCCCTTGAGATTCTTCTGCAAGGTCTTTGTGGTGTTCAAAAAGAACGCTTGAGGATCCATGAGCTATGcctgaaaagtggtccaaatCTAG GTGCAGTACCCTCAGAACTTCGAATATTATGTGATCTTGAGCAACCAGAACCTAGTTG GACTGTTCGGCATGTTGGGGGATCAATGAGAGGTGCCGGTGCTGAACAAATTTCAGTTCTTGTGAGACCCATGGTAGAAAGCAAAGCAAGCAAGAATGTGCTTCGTTTCTTTTATGTTCTTGGCtataaattggaccatgagcTGCTGAGAGTGGGATTTGCCTTTCACTTCCAGAGGGGTGTTCAGATTACTGTTACTGTGTCTTCAGTAAATAAGATGTTAAAACTACACGCGACTGATGAGGCTTTGCCGGTGACACCTGGTATGCAGCTGGTTGAAGTAACCGCTCCTGCAACATCAGAGAATTATACTGAAGTTGTTGCAGCTGTGACTTCATTTTGCGAACATCTTGCTCC GCTCTTGCATCTGTCAAAGCCAGGCATCTCAACAGGGGTTGTTCCAAcagcagctgctgctgctgcatctCTCATGTCTGATGGTGGTGGTACTACTTTATAA
- the LOC115751593 gene encoding dirigent protein 5, translating into MLPRFIFCGSVILATLAVILLALFSPVAHRRQSKNQSLPWLALSLYIQQPSTPSSYNQQVTGSEGGAFTFHRTLTEGPENTSRVIGRAQGFIIPIEHFAHSAFNVIYLTFNTATYYGSLGVEARHITHEDRQELTVVGGTGDFAFARGLAVFAEAEKHSSDVNPTTYHIKLELKVPNRSQTIPG; encoded by the coding sequence ATGCTCCCCCGATTCATCTTCTGTGGCTCTGTGATTTTAGCCACACTCGCAGTGATCCTCCTAGCCTTGTTCTCGCCTGTGGCTCACCGACGCCAATCGAAGAACCAGTCGCTGCCATGGCTCGCCCTCTCTCTGTACATCCAGCAACCGAGCACTCCGAGCTCATATAATCAGCAGGTGACAGGATCAGAAGGGGGAGCATTCACATTCCACCGAACGCTCACAGAGGGCCCCGAGAACACTTCCAGAGTCATTGGCCGAGCTCAAGGCTTCATCATCCCCATCGAACACTTTGCACATTCGGCATTTAATGTTATCTATCTGACTTTTAACACGGCAACATACTATGGTAGTCTTGGTGTAGAGGCGAGGCACATCACTCATGAGGACAGACAAGAGCTTACTGTTGTCGGTGGAACAGGCGATTTTGCCTTTGCCCGTGGACTGGCTGTTTTTGCTGAAGCAGAAAAGCATTCATCTGACGTCAATCCAACTACTTACCACATCAAGTTGGAACTGAAGGTCCCTAACAGGTCTCAGACCATCCCAGGATGA
- the LOC115751641 gene encoding uncharacterized protein LOC115751641: MATTRLLRTPTGPFSSSRSPSFAAAAMRTVRCLNLVEPLGGERSGFEREDNHHKREPQVVVKAAVVAAESERVFTAEPRINGGGVDLVPFLGSAASTALVILRAAVKRRTKKLNVQRLIEKAIVDCRFFTLFAVAGSLLGSVLCFVEGCFVVIELYVEYFHSMSQMSDQGHVVQLLVEGLDIFLVGTALLVFGVSLHVMFVGSQAKSDGGPWLSGSNLFGLYYLARLPAWAEMRSVSQAKSRIGHAMMMILQVGVLVKFKSVPVLTCLDLACFAGSVLLSSACVFLLSRLSLGSSSADSVTEKNPL; encoded by the exons ATGGCGACCACTAGACTGTTACGGACCCCGACCGggcctttctcttcttctaggTCGCCGTCCTTTGCTGCTGCGGCGATGAGGACCGTCAGGTGCTTAAACTTGGTGGAGCCGCTGGGTGGAGAAAGGAGCGGCTTTGAGAGAGAGGATAACCATCACAAGAGGGAACCGCAGGTGGTCGTGAAGGCCGCGGTGGTAGCTGCCGAGTCCGAGAGAGTGTTCACGGCCGAGCCTAGGATAAATGGCGGGGGCGTGGATTTGGTTCCGTTTTTGGGTAGTGCCGCAAGCACCGCACTGGTCATTCTGAGAGCAGCGGTGAAAAGGAGGACGAAGAAGTTAAACGTCCAGCGTCTCATTGAGAAG GCGATAGTCGACTGCCGGTTTTTCACATTATTCGCCGTCGCGGGATCTTTACTGGGCTCGGTGTTGTGTTTCGTGGAG GGTTGCTTCGTCGTGATCGAGTTGTACGTGGAGTACTTCCATTCAATGTCGCAGATGTCCGATCAAGGGCACGTGGTGCAGCTGCTTGTCGAAGGCTtag ATATATTCTTAGTCGGAACAGCGCTGCTGGTGTTTGGGGTTAGCTTGCACGTGATGTTTGTCGGATCGCAGGCCAAAAGTGATGGAGGGCCGTGGCTTTCCGGGTCCAACCTCTTCGGCCTCTACTATCTGGCG AGGCTCCCGGCGTGGGCGGAGATGCGATCAGTTTCGCAGGCCAAGTCGAGGATCGGGCACGCGATGATGATGATACTGCAAGTTGGGGTGCTGGTGAAGTTCAAGAGCGTGCCCGTCCTGACCTGCTTGGATCTCGCTTGTTTCGCAGGATCCGTGCTTCTTTCCTCGGCTTGCGTATTCCTCCTCTCGAGACTTTCTTTGGGTAGTTCTTCCGCGGATAGTGTCACGGAGAAGAATCCATTGTAA